The Terriglobales bacterium DNA segment CCCCAAGGAGAAGACGGTCGGCTCCGGGGGGGACAGCCCGCCCCTCGCGGATTCCAATGCCCTCCCAATTCATGCCCCCGCCCCAATCCGTAGTAGTTTCTTTTATTAACTCCGATTAACATTCTGTTGTATACTTAGCTTCACCTTGTGGGGGAATGCTTCGTTAATGTGTTTCCGACAGCGGGATCGGGGCAGCGTGAGAGTCCTGCTAGCGACCGCGCTTCCCGGCGGAATGAAGCCACATCGCGCCGGGCGCGCCTCTTTCCGGCAGACCTTCGTGCTCACATGCTTGATTCTGCTGTCGTCAATTGCTTACGGACAGGCCGCGTCGTCTGGCACGGTAACGGGTTTAGTGTCAGATGCAAGTGGCGCCGCAATCGTTGCTGCCCGCGTAATGGCTTCGCGAGTGGGCGGAAATCTCTCACGCACCGCCACGACCGACGACACCGGCCGGTTCTCCCTGACGCAAATTGTTCCCGGTCGTTACGTCCTCCATGCTGAAGCGCCCGGAT contains these protein-coding regions:
- a CDS encoding carboxypeptidase-like regulatory domain-containing protein gives rise to the protein MRVLLATALPGGMKPHRAGRASFRQTFVLTCLILLSSIAYGQAASSGTVTGLVSDASGAAIVAARVMASRVGGNLSRTATTDDTGRFSLTQIVPGRYVLHAEAPG